In Janibacter cremeus, a genomic segment contains:
- a CDS encoding SRPBCC family protein — translation MSTTGTRSHQESVTVRASPEALYDLVSDITRTGEWSPVCTSCWWDEDVDTPGVGAWFTGHNELPDRTWETRSLVVAAERGHEFAWLVGGSYVRWGFSFTPTREGTRLTESWEFLDDGIAMFREKFGDRADLEIAERTEQALAGIPRTLAAIQQIAERGGTGAS, via the coding sequence ATGAGCACCACGGGTACGCGCAGCCACCAGGAGTCCGTCACCGTCCGAGCGTCGCCCGAGGCGCTCTACGACCTGGTCTCGGACATCACCCGCACGGGCGAATGGAGTCCGGTGTGCACCTCGTGCTGGTGGGACGAGGACGTCGACACCCCCGGCGTGGGAGCGTGGTTCACCGGTCACAACGAGCTGCCCGACCGCACGTGGGAGACCCGCTCGCTCGTGGTGGCCGCGGAGCGCGGCCACGAGTTCGCGTGGCTGGTGGGCGGCAGCTACGTGCGCTGGGGCTTCAGCTTCACCCCGACGCGGGAGGGGACCCGCCTGACCGAGTCCTGGGAGTTCCTTGATGACGGGATCGCGATGTTCCGGGAGAAGTTCGGCGACCGGGCGGACCTGGAGATCGCCGAACGCACGGAGCAGGCCCTGGCAGGCATCCCGCGGACGCTCGCCGCGATCCAGCAGATCGCCGAGAGGGGCGGCACCGGGGCGAGCTGA
- the bluB gene encoding 5,6-dimethylbenzimidazole synthase, whose protein sequence is MPDEGGAPRYERPVPTVGDTSSAAQRRGDPSGWAMGEAATEALASVVAGRRDIRRYRPDAVPEDLLTAVLEAGHRAPSVGHSQPWRFIVVTDATTRDRAAHMADRARLEQAEQLASERAARMLDLKLEGLREAPVGIVVACDRRTPATGVLGRATFPDADLWSCATAIENMWLTARAHGLGMGWVTLFDPDELADLLGLPEGVVTLGWLCLGWPDERPPSPGLERAAWSKKTPLEQVVIRDRWPADEGAPQQPVSYERPVVHGPEGDRLVSATDSADELLSPPESLGVLDRALNRVLAVGAADVAGATLVLAGADHPVAGLRVSAFPASSTRDVLHATVTGTSIGAATARGAGLAVIPVDAGVDGDPVGGARSARPSGERGDIATSDAVSASDVDALVAVGRDIGREAAGSGLVCLGEVGVGNTTVAAALACALLDLEPQDAVGLGSGSDADMVARKREVVASALARTKGESDPLRLLAAVGGPEIALLTGVTLGAAAAGAPVVLDGLAASLPGVIAARLEPGVQGHLIAGQVSRERAHALVLRELGLEPLLDLRLRAGEGVGACLAASMVLQGLAVRRVAARTH, encoded by the coding sequence ATGCCTGACGAAGGGGGAGCCCCTCGGTACGAGCGGCCCGTCCCGACGGTGGGGGACACCAGCAGCGCCGCGCAGCGACGCGGTGACCCCTCCGGGTGGGCGATGGGCGAGGCCGCTACCGAGGCTCTCGCGTCGGTGGTCGCCGGACGGCGGGACATCCGCCGCTACCGCCCGGACGCGGTCCCCGAGGATCTGCTCACCGCCGTGCTCGAGGCCGGTCACCGCGCCCCGAGCGTCGGTCACTCGCAGCCGTGGCGCTTCATCGTCGTCACCGACGCGACCACCCGTGACCGGGCCGCACACATGGCCGACCGAGCCCGGCTGGAGCAGGCGGAGCAGCTGGCCTCCGAACGCGCCGCTCGCATGCTCGACCTCAAGCTGGAAGGCCTGCGCGAGGCCCCGGTGGGAATCGTCGTCGCCTGTGACCGGCGCACTCCCGCAACCGGTGTGCTGGGTCGGGCGACCTTCCCCGACGCGGACCTGTGGTCCTGCGCGACCGCGATCGAGAACATGTGGCTCACCGCCCGCGCACACGGTCTGGGCATGGGCTGGGTGACGCTCTTCGACCCCGACGAGCTCGCCGACCTGCTCGGCCTGCCCGAGGGCGTCGTCACCCTCGGGTGGCTCTGCCTGGGCTGGCCGGACGAGCGTCCGCCGTCACCGGGGCTGGAGCGGGCCGCCTGGTCGAAGAAGACGCCGCTGGAGCAGGTCGTCATCCGGGACCGGTGGCCCGCCGACGAGGGAGCGCCGCAGCAACCCGTGTCGTACGAGCGGCCGGTGGTGCACGGCCCGGAGGGTGACCGGTTGGTCAGCGCCACCGACTCCGCCGACGAGCTGCTCTCCCCGCCGGAGTCGCTCGGCGTGCTCGACCGAGCGCTCAACCGGGTGCTCGCCGTCGGCGCCGCGGACGTCGCGGGGGCCACCCTCGTCCTCGCCGGCGCAGACCACCCGGTGGCGGGTCTGCGGGTCAGTGCCTTCCCGGCATCGAGCACGCGAGACGTCCTGCATGCCACCGTCACCGGCACCTCCATCGGCGCAGCCACAGCCCGGGGGGCGGGCCTTGCCGTGATCCCCGTCGACGCAGGGGTCGACGGGGATCCGGTGGGTGGTGCGCGCAGTGCCCGGCCCTCGGGGGAGCGAGGGGACATCGCCACGTCGGACGCCGTGAGCGCGAGCGATGTCGACGCACTGGTCGCCGTCGGGCGCGACATCGGTCGTGAAGCCGCAGGGTCCGGCCTCGTCTGCCTCGGCGAGGTCGGTGTCGGCAACACCACCGTCGCCGCGGCACTCGCCTGCGCCCTGCTCGACCTCGAGCCCCAGGACGCCGTCGGCCTCGGCTCCGGGTCGGACGCGGACATGGTCGCGCGCAAGCGGGAGGTCGTCGCCTCCGCCCTCGCCCGGACGAAGGGGGAGAGCGACCCCCTTCGTCTCCTCGCCGCGGTCGGGGGGCCGGAGATCGCTCTGCTCACCGGCGTCACCCTCGGTGCCGCGGCGGCCGGCGCACCGGTCGTGCTCGACGGGCTTGCCGCGTCCCTGCCGGGGGTCATCGCTGCGCGACTGGAACCGGGCGTGCAGGGCCACCTCATCGCCGGGCAGGTCAGTCGCGAGCGGGCCCACGCGCTCGTCCTGCGCGAGCTCGGTCTGGAGCCGCTGCTCGACCTGCGGCTGCGTGCGGGGGAGGGGGTGGGCGCCTGCCTCGCCGCCTCGATGGTGCTGCAGGGCCTGGCCGTGCGTCGCGTCGCCGCCCGCACGCACTGA
- the cobN gene encoding cobaltochelatase subunit CobN, which produces MPTVALLSTSDTDLLSARSADAEFTVGNPARLTEEHIAERVAGADIIIVRYLGSPQGLWEGFGELRTGTTPLVVLGGTQEPDAALMELSTVAPGTVAEAHRYLAEGGPANLTQLHAFLGDTLLLTGEVFDAPQALPTWGVLEREAPAPLPDGSTRPRVGVLIYRAQYAAGNTAYARALADAIDATGGHGEVIHAASLRDAPEGLLDHLGTLDAMITTVLAAGGTKPATAGAGEDDEAWDVEALAALDIPILQGLCLTWGRADWQASDDGMSPLDVATQVAVPEFDGRLITVAFSFKEFDDEGLPHYVADPERAARVAGIAVNHARLRSTPPAERRIAVVLSAYPTKHSRLGNAVGLDTPVSTIRLLRAMREAGYDLGEGYVGMDPLPEIGGEAPDTTCGNALIHELIAAGGQDEEWLTQEQVEGAQVRIPAEKYTQWFQRLPVDLREAMTQHWGEAPGEVFVDTTRDAKGEIVTAALVRGNVALLVQPPRGFGENPIAIYHDPDLPPTHHYLATYRWIEEEFGAHAIVHVGKHGNLEWLSGKNLAMSPSCGTDAALGNLPLIYPFLVNDPGEGTQAKRRAHATIVDHLIPPMARAESYGDIARLEQLLDEYGNVTAMDPAKAPALRGEIWQLIHAAQMHVDLGLTDVDLDDADGFDDLVMHVDGWLCEIKDVQIRDGLHVLGQAPAGEELVNLVLAVLRAAQVFSGQVGSVPGLRAALGLTEDASATETDDVETRARRLVEGLAAADWSAGAASAVVAAAEPDLDADRSGEVARVLEFAATQVVPRLAATDRELDVVLHALDGGYVPAGPSGSPLRGLVNVLPTGRNFYSVDPKAIPSRLAYQTGTAMADSLLERYREETGELPTSVGLSMWGTSAMRTSGDDIGEVLALLGVTPVWDEQSRRVTGLEPIPLVELGRPRVDVTVRISGFFRDAFPHVIALIDDAVELVAGLDEPEEENHVRAHAAADLADHGDERRARTRIFGSKPGSYGAGILQVVESGNWRSDEDLAQVYTQWGGYAYGRDLDGKPAAQDMERTYRRIQVAAKNVDNRESDILDSDDYFQYHGGMVATVRALTGSEPKAYVGDSTSPDAVRTRTLQEETNRVFRSRVVNPRWISAMQRHGYKGAFELAATVDYLFGFDATAGVVHDWMYDRIAKDYVLDEANQEFMRRANPWALRGIVEKLTEAADRGLWEEPDTEVVQQMQQVYLDIEGDLEDTADDDR; this is translated from the coding sequence GTGCCCACCGTTGCACTGCTGTCCACGTCCGACACCGACCTGCTCAGCGCCCGCAGCGCCGATGCCGAATTCACCGTCGGCAACCCGGCCCGCCTGACCGAGGAGCACATCGCCGAGCGCGTCGCCGGCGCCGACATCATCATCGTGCGCTACCTCGGCTCCCCGCAGGGACTGTGGGAGGGCTTCGGCGAACTACGCACCGGCACCACCCCGCTCGTCGTCCTGGGCGGGACCCAGGAGCCGGACGCCGCCCTGATGGAGCTCTCGACCGTCGCGCCCGGCACCGTCGCCGAGGCCCACCGTTACCTCGCCGAGGGCGGCCCGGCGAACCTCACCCAGCTGCACGCCTTCCTCGGCGACACCCTGCTGCTCACCGGTGAGGTCTTCGACGCGCCGCAGGCACTGCCCACCTGGGGTGTGCTGGAGCGCGAGGCGCCCGCCCCCCTTCCCGATGGCTCCACTCGACCCCGGGTCGGCGTGCTCATCTACCGGGCGCAGTACGCCGCCGGCAACACCGCCTACGCGCGCGCCCTGGCTGACGCGATCGACGCCACCGGTGGCCACGGCGAGGTCATCCACGCCGCCTCCCTGCGTGATGCCCCCGAGGGGCTCCTCGACCACCTCGGCACCCTCGACGCCATGATCACCACCGTCCTGGCCGCCGGCGGCACCAAGCCCGCCACCGCCGGGGCCGGCGAGGACGACGAGGCCTGGGACGTCGAGGCCCTCGCTGCCCTCGACATCCCGATCCTGCAGGGGCTGTGCCTGACCTGGGGTCGCGCCGACTGGCAGGCCTCCGACGACGGGATGAGTCCGCTGGACGTCGCCACCCAGGTCGCCGTCCCGGAGTTCGACGGTCGCCTGATCACGGTCGCCTTCTCCTTCAAGGAGTTCGACGACGAGGGGCTGCCGCACTACGTCGCCGACCCCGAGCGCGCTGCTCGCGTCGCCGGCATCGCCGTCAACCACGCCCGACTGCGTTCCACCCCGCCGGCCGAGCGCAGGATCGCCGTCGTCCTGTCGGCCTACCCGACGAAGCACTCCCGCCTGGGCAACGCCGTCGGCCTGGACACCCCGGTCTCGACGATCCGTCTGCTGCGGGCGATGCGCGAGGCGGGCTACGACCTCGGTGAGGGCTACGTCGGTATGGACCCGCTGCCCGAGATCGGGGGTGAGGCGCCCGACACCACCTGCGGCAATGCCCTGATCCACGAGCTGATCGCCGCCGGCGGACAGGACGAGGAGTGGCTCACCCAGGAGCAGGTCGAGGGCGCGCAGGTGCGCATCCCGGCCGAGAAGTACACGCAGTGGTTCCAGCGATTGCCGGTCGACCTGCGTGAGGCGATGACGCAGCACTGGGGCGAGGCGCCGGGGGAGGTCTTCGTCGACACCACCCGGGACGCGAAGGGGGAGATCGTCACCGCGGCCCTCGTGCGCGGCAACGTCGCCCTGCTCGTCCAGCCGCCGCGGGGCTTCGGGGAGAACCCGATCGCGATCTACCACGACCCCGACCTGCCGCCGACCCACCACTACCTGGCGACCTACCGCTGGATCGAGGAGGAGTTCGGCGCCCACGCGATCGTCCACGTCGGCAAGCACGGCAACCTCGAGTGGCTCTCCGGCAAGAACCTCGCGATGTCGCCCTCCTGCGGCACCGACGCCGCCCTGGGCAACCTGCCGCTGATCTACCCCTTCCTGGTCAACGACCCCGGCGAGGGCACCCAGGCCAAGCGCCGTGCCCACGCGACGATCGTCGACCACCTCATCCCACCGATGGCTCGCGCCGAGTCCTACGGCGACATCGCCCGCCTGGAGCAGCTGCTCGACGAGTACGGCAACGTCACCGCGATGGACCCGGCCAAGGCGCCCGCGCTGCGTGGCGAGATCTGGCAGCTGATCCACGCCGCGCAGATGCACGTCGACCTCGGCCTGACGGACGTCGACCTCGACGACGCCGACGGGTTCGACGACCTCGTCATGCACGTCGACGGCTGGCTCTGCGAGATCAAGGACGTCCAGATCCGCGACGGACTGCACGTTCTCGGCCAGGCGCCGGCGGGGGAGGAGCTGGTCAACCTCGTCCTCGCCGTGCTGCGCGCGGCGCAGGTGTTCTCCGGCCAGGTCGGCTCGGTCCCCGGTCTGCGGGCCGCGCTCGGCCTGACCGAGGACGCCTCGGCCACCGAGACCGACGACGTCGAGACCCGCGCCCGTCGCCTCGTCGAGGGGCTCGCCGCCGCGGACTGGTCGGCCGGTGCCGCGAGCGCCGTCGTGGCAGCGGCGGAGCCGGACCTCGATGCCGACAGGAGTGGCGAGGTCGCCCGAGTCCTGGAGTTCGCGGCCACCCAGGTGGTGCCGCGCCTGGCGGCGACCGATCGGGAGCTGGACGTCGTCCTGCACGCCCTCGACGGCGGGTACGTCCCCGCCGGGCCGAGCGGGTCCCCCCTTCGCGGCCTGGTCAACGTCCTGCCCACCGGCCGCAACTTCTACTCCGTCGACCCCAAGGCCATCCCCTCCCGGCTGGCCTACCAGACCGGCACCGCCATGGCCGACTCCCTGCTCGAGCGCTACCGCGAGGAGACCGGGGAGCTGCCCACCTCCGTGGGCCTGTCGATGTGGGGCACCTCCGCGATGCGCACCTCCGGTGACGACATCGGCGAGGTGCTGGCCCTGCTGGGCGTGACCCCGGTGTGGGACGAGCAGTCCCGCCGGGTCACCGGGCTCGAGCCGATCCCGCTGGTCGAGCTCGGCCGCCCGCGCGTGGACGTCACGGTGCGCATCTCCGGGTTCTTCCGCGATGCCTTCCCGCACGTCATCGCCCTCATCGACGACGCCGTCGAGCTGGTCGCGGGGCTGGACGAGCCCGAGGAGGAGAACCACGTGCGCGCCCACGCTGCTGCCGACCTCGCGGACCACGGTGACGAGCGGCGCGCGCGTACCCGGATCTTCGGCTCCAAGCCGGGCAGCTACGGTGCCGGCATCCTGCAGGTCGTCGAGTCCGGCAACTGGCGCAGCGACGAGGACCTCGCGCAGGTCTACACGCAGTGGGGCGGCTATGCCTACGGTCGCGACCTCGACGGCAAGCCGGCCGCGCAGGACATGGAGCGCACCTACCGCCGCATCCAGGTCGCGGCGAAGAACGTCGACAATCGTGAGTCGGACATCCTCGACAGCGACGACTACTTCCAGTACCACGGCGGCATGGTCGCCACCGTTCGTGCACTGACCGGCTCCGAGCCGAAGGCCTACGTCGGCGACTCCACCTCGCCGGACGCGGTGCGCACGCGCACCCTGCAGGAGGAGACCAACCGCGTCTTCCGCTCCCGCGTGGTCAACCCGCGCTGGATCTCGGCGATGCAGCGGCACGGGTACAAGGGGGCCTTCGAGCTCGCGGCGACCGTGGACTACCTCTTCGGCTTCGACGCGACGGCCGGGGTCGTCCACGACTGGATGTACGACCGGATCGCCAAGGACTACGTCCTCGACGAGGCCAACCAGGAGTTCATGCGCCGGGCCAACCCGTGGGCGCTGCGCGGCATCGTCGAGAAGCTCACCGAGGCAGCCGACCGGGGCCTGTGGGAGGAGCCCGACACCGAGGTCGTGCAGCAGATGCAGCAGGTGTACCTCGACATCGAGGGTGACTTGGAAGACACAGCGGACGATGACCGGTAA
- a CDS encoding cobalamin biosynthesis protein CobG, with protein sequence MSTPSSSRSGADRCPGLLTPFVSADGAMVRLRIPGGRTNASTVAAVSSLAKDLGDPDITLTSRGSLQLRGLPQPLPRELITAIGDLDLVPSGAHDKARNIVADPAPGLDDLVAELDAGLLADPGLAGLPGRFLLAVAEPDGPVLAQPWDIAIVDERRPEARGTGPHDPRGRLEGRGTARVLVDGHSVVVDRADAPRAALDVARRFLAVRPDERTWNVRDLPASEDADGATAAQGASRADLLPGGTPFAVAPGEPPAPGPVGDDLVALVPLGLLTPAMALSLDEVGGVLRRPSSPGGPVSRLRPEGPSHLDHRVVVTPWRSIVLPGGAEYADDLAAAGLVTTPDSPWSVLTACAGAPSCNRTTTPTRRIAQEAAPFVDVDGPPVHVIGCDRACGHPAREHAISLNPSCAADVVAAQRS encoded by the coding sequence GTGTCCACCCCTTCGTCCTCCCGCAGTGGCGCCGACCGCTGCCCGGGGCTGCTGACCCCCTTCGTGTCGGCGGACGGGGCGATGGTGCGTCTGCGGATCCCCGGAGGGCGCACGAACGCGTCCACGGTGGCCGCGGTCTCCTCTCTCGCAAAGGATCTGGGCGATCCGGACATCACCCTGACCTCCCGCGGGAGCCTGCAGCTGCGGGGTCTGCCGCAGCCGTTGCCCCGGGAACTCATCACCGCGATCGGCGACCTCGACCTCGTGCCGTCGGGCGCGCACGACAAGGCGCGCAACATCGTCGCCGACCCGGCTCCCGGGCTCGATGACCTCGTCGCCGAGCTCGACGCGGGACTGCTCGCCGACCCCGGGTTGGCGGGCCTGCCCGGTCGCTTCCTTCTCGCCGTCGCCGAGCCGGACGGCCCGGTCCTGGCGCAGCCGTGGGACATCGCGATCGTCGACGAACGCCGTCCTGAGGCGCGAGGGACGGGGCCCCACGATCCACGTGGTCGCCTCGAAGGGAGGGGGACGGCCCGCGTCCTCGTCGACGGCCACAGCGTGGTCGTCGATCGCGCGGATGCACCGCGCGCCGCGCTCGACGTGGCGCGTCGCTTCCTCGCCGTGCGCCCCGACGAGCGCACCTGGAACGTGCGCGACCTGCCCGCGTCAGAGGATGCAGACGGTGCCACCGCTGCCCAGGGCGCCAGCAGGGCCGACCTGCTGCCGGGGGGCACCCCCTTCGCCGTGGCCCCTGGTGAGCCGCCCGCGCCCGGGCCGGTCGGGGACGACCTCGTCGCCCTCGTCCCTCTGGGGTTGCTGACACCGGCCATGGCCCTCTCGTTGGACGAGGTGGGAGGAGTTCTGCGACGACCCTCGAGCCCCGGTGGTCCGGTCTCGAGGCTCAGGCCCGAGGGGCCCTCGCACCTCGACCACCGTGTCGTGGTGACCCCGTGGCGCTCGATCGTCCTCCCCGGGGGGGCGGAGTACGCGGACGATCTCGCCGCTGCCGGGCTGGTCACCACACCCGACTCCCCCTGGAGCGTCCTGACGGCCTGTGCCGGCGCCCCCTCGTGCAACCGGACGACGACACCGACGCGCCGGATCGCGCAGGAGGCGGCCCCCTTCGTCGACGTCGATGGGCCGCCGGTCCACGTGATCGGGTGCGACCGCGCCTGCGGGCACCCGGCCCGTGAGCACGCCATCTCCCTGAACCCCTCCTGCGCTGCGGACGTCGTTGCCGCGCAACGCTCCTGA
- a CDS encoding precorrin-8X methylmutase, translated as MTVPSQPTRRYDYVTDGQEIYRRSFGMIRQESDLSRLPEALHGVATRLIHAAGDTDVTEHIAAHEDVVRATREALAAGAPILTDSNMLAQGVTRRRLPADNEVICTLRDERVPQLAAAWGTTRAAAAVSLWGDRLQGSVVAIGNAPTALFHLLEMLHDGAPRPAAVVGMPVGFVGSAESKVALAEHDLPGGATPWLVVHGRRGGSAMAAAALNALANPDELA; from the coding sequence ATGACCGTTCCCAGCCAGCCCACCCGGCGCTACGACTACGTCACCGACGGCCAGGAGATCTATCGGCGCTCCTTCGGCATGATCCGCCAGGAGTCCGATCTCTCCCGCCTGCCCGAGGCCCTGCACGGCGTCGCGACCCGACTCATCCACGCCGCCGGTGACACGGACGTCACCGAGCACATCGCCGCCCACGAGGACGTCGTGCGCGCCACCCGAGAGGCCCTCGCCGCGGGCGCGCCGATCCTCACCGACAGCAACATGCTCGCCCAGGGGGTCACGCGCCGCCGCCTGCCCGCGGACAACGAGGTGATCTGCACGCTGCGCGACGAGCGTGTGCCGCAACTGGCCGCTGCCTGGGGCACCACCCGCGCCGCGGCCGCGGTGTCGCTGTGGGGCGACCGGCTCCAGGGCTCGGTCGTAGCCATCGGCAACGCGCCGACGGCCCTGTTCCACCTGCTGGAAATGCTCCATGACGGGGCTCCTCGGCCGGCAGCCGTCGTCGGTATGCCGGTCGGCTTCGTCGGCTCCGCCGAGTCCAAGGTCGCTCTGGCAGAGCACGACCTGCCGGGAGGAGCCACCCCTTGGCTGGTCGTCCACGGCCGCCGCGGAGGCTCCGCGATGGCCGCGGCCGCACTCAACGCCCTCGCGAACCCGGACGAGCTGGCATGA
- a CDS encoding precorrin-2 C(20)-methyltransferase, protein MSGRFYGVGIGPGDPELITLKAARLIAEADVIAYHAGAGKQSMARSIAAGLIPEGVVEEELRYPVTTGTTNHPGGYYGALADFYDECSQRLESHLAAGRTVVVLAVGDPLFFGSFMYVHDRLSPHYPTQVVPGITSLSAATAAVATGLCRHEDTLTVLPGTLAVPELARRLADTDAAIIMKLGRTFAGVREALRRAGLLERAVYVERASGTGQVVLPAAEVDEGRVPYMSLVVVPGEGLRDDAAGRAADFVRMTAGAEGATGAGEVLPPFEAPTRHVGPTSSHLRTPPSSSSGTVHVVGLGPGPDRWLTPEASDVLGSVAHVVGYGPYLARVPQREGLTRHASGNSVELDRGRLALDLAKGGEDVALVSGGDAGVFGMATALFESRDAALTEDRGYADVPVKVVPGVTAAHAASALVGAVLGGDHALVNLSDNLKPWDVLADRLIALATHDIAIALYNPRSRSRPDTLGAARDLLVDAVGPGRVVVVARHVGRDQESVSVSTLGELDVEAVDMGCLVVIGASSTRVTDDGRVWTPRSVG, encoded by the coding sequence ATGAGCGGGCGCTTCTACGGCGTGGGCATCGGCCCCGGCGACCCCGAGCTGATCACCCTCAAGGCCGCCCGGCTCATCGCCGAGGCGGACGTCATCGCCTACCACGCCGGCGCCGGCAAGCAGTCGATGGCACGGTCCATCGCCGCCGGTCTGATCCCCGAGGGCGTCGTCGAGGAGGAGCTGCGCTACCCCGTGACCACGGGTACGACCAACCACCCGGGCGGGTACTACGGGGCGCTGGCCGACTTCTACGACGAGTGCTCGCAACGGCTCGAGTCGCACCTCGCGGCCGGTCGAACCGTCGTCGTGCTCGCAGTCGGCGACCCGTTGTTCTTCGGGTCCTTCATGTACGTCCACGACCGACTCTCCCCGCACTACCCGACGCAGGTCGTCCCGGGGATCACCTCGCTGTCGGCGGCGACCGCAGCCGTGGCCACCGGCCTGTGCCGCCACGAGGACACCCTGACCGTCCTGCCCGGCACCCTGGCCGTGCCCGAGCTCGCCCGGCGCCTGGCCGACACCGACGCCGCGATCATCATGAAGCTCGGTCGCACTTTCGCCGGAGTGCGTGAGGCACTGCGCCGGGCGGGGCTGCTCGAGCGTGCCGTGTACGTCGAACGCGCCTCCGGCACAGGGCAGGTCGTGCTCCCCGCCGCCGAGGTGGACGAGGGCCGGGTGCCCTACATGTCGCTCGTCGTCGTGCCCGGTGAGGGGCTGCGGGACGATGCCGCCGGACGAGCGGCCGACTTCGTGCGGATGACGGCTGGGGCGGAGGGCGCCACCGGCGCAGGAGAGGTACTGCCCCCCTTCGAGGCGCCCACGCGGCACGTGGGACCCACTTCGTCGCACCTCAGGACACCGCCTTCGTCATCGTCCGGCACCGTGCACGTGGTCGGCCTCGGCCCCGGCCCGGACCGCTGGCTCACGCCGGAGGCCTCCGACGTCCTCGGCTCGGTCGCGCACGTCGTCGGCTACGGGCCCTACCTCGCCCGGGTACCGCAGCGCGAGGGCCTCACCCGCCACGCCAGCGGCAACTCCGTCGAGCTCGACCGCGGCCGACTCGCGCTCGACCTGGCGAAGGGGGGCGAGGACGTCGCCCTCGTGTCCGGCGGCGACGCCGGTGTCTTCGGGATGGCGACGGCACTCTTCGAGTCCCGGGATGCTGCGCTGACCGAGGACCGCGGCTACGCGGACGTGCCGGTGAAGGTCGTGCCCGGGGTGACCGCGGCGCACGCCGCGAGCGCCCTCGTCGGTGCCGTCCTGGGCGGGGACCACGCCCTGGTCAACCTCTCCGACAACCTCAAGCCGTGGGACGTCCTCGCTGACCGCCTGATCGCACTTGCCACCCACGACATCGCGATCGCGCTGTACAACCCGCGCTCGCGCTCGCGCCCGGACACCCTCGGTGCGGCGCGGGACCTGCTCGTGGACGCGGTCGGCCCCGGACGGGTCGTCGTCGTCGCCCGGCACGTGGGGCGGGACCAAGAGTCCGTATCGGTGTCGACTTTGGGCGAGCTCGACGTCGAGGCCGTCGACATGGGCTGCCTCGTGGTCATCGGTGCCTCGAGCACGCGAGTCACCGATGACGGCCGGGTCTGGACGCCGCGCTCCGTGGGCTGA
- a CDS encoding acyl-CoA thioesterase, with amino-acid sequence MNRSLRIAWTLATAKRRGGVAPDQPATLRLRVLPNDIDLAGHMNNGVYFSMADLGRIDLMIRSGWGRALLRHRVSPVVMQETMTFRTSLAPMQAYELQSVIAGWDRVSVYCEQRFVVDDQVCAQTLVRMRFLHKGKGVDTERLWPLLGIDPPPSRTPDWAKGWGDGSRLPSPREDAPAGEPPFWA; translated from the coding sequence ATGAACCGCTCACTTCGCATTGCCTGGACCCTTGCCACCGCCAAGCGCCGAGGCGGCGTCGCGCCCGATCAGCCGGCGACCCTGCGCCTGCGGGTCCTGCCCAATGACATCGACCTCGCCGGCCACATGAACAACGGCGTCTACTTCTCGATGGCCGATCTCGGTCGCATCGATCTGATGATCCGTTCCGGGTGGGGCCGGGCTCTGCTGCGCCACCGGGTCTCGCCGGTCGTCATGCAGGAGACGATGACCTTCCGGACCTCACTGGCGCCCATGCAGGCCTACGAATTGCAGAGTGTCATCGCCGGATGGGACCGGGTCAGCGTGTACTGCGAGCAGCGTTTCGTCGTCGACGACCAGGTGTGCGCGCAGACGCTGGTGCGGATGCGGTTCCTGCACAAGGGCAAGGGCGTCGACACCGAACGCCTGTGGCCCCTCCTGGGTATCGACCCGCCCCCGAGTCGCACCCCCGACTGGGCGAAGGGGTGGGGAGACGGGTCCCGCCTGCCCTCACCTCGTGAGGACGCGCCCGCGGGGGAGCCTCCCTTCTGGGCCTGA
- the cobM gene encoding precorrin-4 C(11)-methyltransferase, which translates to MTVHFIGAGPGAADLLTVRATRLLAASRVCLYAGTYLDAAVLAHCPRGARLVDTQALDLDGIIAEMAAAHDRGEDVARLCSGDPSVYSAIAEQTRRLDERGVPWDITPGIAAYAATAARLGRELTVPEVAQSVVLTRAQRDSTAMPSGESLEAFATTGATLVLHLGIRRTRELAERLAEHYGADCPVAVAYRVEQPEEIVLRGTLADIADEVEAHDLRQAAIIVVGWALRAEDFVESHLYSCRRVADLDGRAIEAEQAGRR; encoded by the coding sequence ATGACCGTCCACTTCATCGGTGCCGGACCCGGCGCCGCCGACCTGCTCACCGTCCGCGCCACCCGGCTGCTCGCCGCGAGCCGGGTGTGCCTGTACGCCGGCACCTACCTCGACGCGGCCGTCCTGGCGCACTGCCCCCGGGGCGCCCGCCTCGTCGACACCCAGGCGCTCGACCTGGACGGGATCATCGCCGAGATGGCAGCCGCCCACGACCGCGGCGAGGACGTCGCCCGCTTGTGCTCGGGTGACCCCTCGGTGTACTCCGCGATCGCCGAGCAGACCCGGCGCCTGGACGAGCGCGGGGTCCCGTGGGACATCACCCCGGGCATCGCCGCCTACGCCGCGACCGCCGCGCGCCTGGGCCGCGAGCTGACCGTCCCCGAGGTCGCCCAGTCCGTCGTGCTCACCCGCGCCCAGCGGGACTCGACGGCGATGCCGTCGGGGGAGTCGCTGGAGGCCTTCGCCACGACGGGAGCCACTCTCGTGCTCCACCTGGGGATCCGTCGCACCCGCGAGCTCGCCGAGCGTCTGGCGGAGCACTACGGCGCCGACTGCCCGGTGGCCGTGGCCTACCGCGTGGAGCAGCCCGAGGAGATCGTCCTGCGCGGGACGCTCGCCGACATCGCCGACGAGGTCGAGGCCCACGACCTGAGGCAGGCGGCGATCATCGTCGTCGGCTGGGCGCTGCGCGCTGAGGACTTCGTCGAGTCGCACCTCTACTCCTGCCGCCGGGTGGCCGATCTGGACGGTAGGGCGATCGAAGCCGAGCAGGCAGGGCGTCGATAG